A genomic window from Solanum dulcamara chromosome 11, daSolDulc1.2, whole genome shotgun sequence includes:
- the LOC129873779 gene encoding gamma carbonic anhydrase 1, mitochondrial-like, whose translation MFEKCEDYGDFLAPNVCVCVCIYISLVVLAQCERFHAGDVNSISIGAGSNIQDNSLVHVAKSNLSGKVLPTIIGNNVTVGHSAVLHGCTVEDEAFVGMGATLLDGAVVEKNAMVAAGALVRQNTRIPCGEVWGGNPARFLRKLTQEEIAFISESAANYSNLAQVHAGENAKSFDAIEFEKALRKKFARKDKEYDSMLGVVRETPPELVLPDNIQAPKAI comes from the exons ATGTTTGAGAAGTGTGAGGACTATGGTGACTTTCTTGCGCCcaatgtgtgtgtgtgtgtgtgtatatatattagttTGGTTGTTCTTGCTCAATGTGAAAGATTCCATGCAGGTGACGTGAACAGTATTAGTATTGGAGCAGGAAGCAATATCCAGGACAATTCTCTTGTTCATGTAGCCAAATCAAATCTAAGTGGAAAGGTTTTGCCAACAATTATTGGCAACAATGTTACTGTAG GTCATAGTGCTGTTTTACATGGATGTACTGTTGAAGATGAGGCATTTGTTGGTATGGGTGCAACTCTGCTTGATGGAGCTGTTGTGGAGAAAAATGCAATGGTTGCTGCTGGTGCCCTTGTCAGGCAGAATACAAGGATTCCTTGTGGAGAG GTCTGGGGAGGAAATCCAGCTAGATTTCTGAGGAAGCTCACACAAGAAGAAATTGCTTTTATCTCGGAGTCAGCAGCCAACTATTCTAATTTAGCACAGGTTCATGCTGGTGAAAATGCAAAAAGCTTTGATGCGATTGAATTTGAGAAGGCGTTGCGGAAGAAATTTGCTCGAAAAGACAAGGAGTATGATTCTATGCTGGGTGTTGTCCGTGAAACACCTCCTGAGCTTGTCCTGCCTGATAATATCCAGGCACCAAAGGCCATTTAA
- the LOC129873777 gene encoding galactinol synthase 2-like — protein sequence MSPNVFDVANNKGLGKAASLSSRAYVTFLAGNGDYVKGVVGLAKGLRKVKSAYPLVVAVLPDVPDEHRHILINQGCIVREIQPVYPPENQTQFAMAYYIINYSKLRIWEFVEYRKMIYLDGDIQVFENIDHLFDLPDGYFYAVMDCFCEKTWSHSPQYKIGYCQQCPEKVQWPEEELGPKPRLYFNAGMFLFEPSLPTYDDLLNTLEVTPPTSFAEQDLLNMFFKDIYKPIPNKYNLVLAMLWRHPENVEVDKVKVVHYCAAGSKPWRYTGEEENMDRQDIKMLVKKWRDIYNDESLDYNNIKNVNTTNKFMRGAVRYITAPSAA from the exons ATGAGTCCAAATGTATTTGATGTTGCAAACAATAAGGGTTTGGGCAAGGCAGCTAGTTTGTCTAGCCGTGCCTATGTGACATTTTTGGCAGGTAATGGTGACTACGTAAAAGGTGTTGTTGGTTTAGCTAAAGGGTTAAGAAAGGTGAAATCTGCTTACCCTCTTGTGGTGGCGGTGTTGCCTGACGTCCCAGACGAACACCGCCACATACTCATCAACCAGGGCTGTATAGTCCGGGAGATCCAACCCGTTTATCCTCCTGAGAATCAGACTCAGTTTGCTATGGCTTATTATATCATCAACTACTCTAAACTCCGCATATGGGAG TTTGTGGAGTATAGGAAGATGATATACTTGGATGGAGATATTCAGGTGTTTGAGAACATAGACCATTTGTTTGACTTGCCAGATGGCTATTTCTATGCCGTGATGGACTGTTTCTGTGAGAAGACTTGGAGTCATAGCCCACAATACAAAATTGGGTATTGCCAACAGTGTCCAGAAAAAGTCCAGTGGCCTGAAGAAGAGTTGGGACCAAAGCCTCGTCTTTATTTCAATGCAGGCATGTTCTTATTTGAGCCAAGTCTCCCTACTTATGATGACCTTTTGAATACCCTTGAAGTAACCCCTCCTACTTCTTTTGCTGAACAG GACTTATTGAACATGTTCTTCAAGGACATTTACAAGCCAATTCCAAACAAGTACAACTTAGTTTTAGCCATGCTGTGGCGTCACCCAGAGAATGTAGAGGTTGACAAGGTGAAAGTTGTTCATTACTGTGCAGCAGGATCTAAACCATGGAGATACACAGGAGAGGAAGAGAACATGGACAGACAAGACATAAAGATGCTGGTCAAAAAATGGAGGGATATATACAATGATGAATCACTAGATTACAACAATATTAAGAATGTCAATACTACCAACAAGTTCATGCGTGGCGCTGTCCGTTACATAACTGCCCCATCTGCTGCTTAG